A region of Pyxidicoccus parkwaysis DNA encodes the following proteins:
- a CDS encoding SDR family oxidoreductase, with protein sequence METPSRHLFVAGATGATGRTLMRQALARNVPVIAHVRPKSADSDVVKDWPRKAVVELSDGKTLIEMMAGYTTVLQLIGTMRKRFDTGDTYETSDIGTTRQLVEAAKRAGVDHFVLLSSTGAGRPVGAYLKAKAEAERLVRESGIPWTILRPPAFEGEYHHPPAVLRALSKLPLLSSLRIIHLEQLAAVLLRVSERRAPLNAVLEGRSLWAEVDATGVKPPVTT encoded by the coding sequence ATGGAAACGCCGTCCCGCCACCTGTTCGTCGCTGGAGCCACCGGTGCCACCGGCCGCACGCTGATGCGCCAGGCGCTCGCGCGCAACGTACCGGTGATTGCGCACGTGCGGCCCAAGAGCGCCGACAGCGACGTGGTGAAGGATTGGCCACGCAAGGCGGTGGTGGAGCTGTCCGACGGGAAGACGCTCATCGAGATGATGGCCGGCTACACCACGGTGCTCCAGCTCATCGGAACCATGCGCAAGCGCTTCGACACGGGCGACACCTACGAGACGAGCGACATCGGCACCACGCGGCAGCTCGTGGAGGCGGCGAAGCGCGCGGGCGTGGACCACTTCGTGCTGCTCAGCTCCACGGGCGCGGGCCGGCCAGTGGGCGCGTACCTCAAGGCCAAGGCGGAGGCCGAGCGGCTGGTGCGAGAGAGCGGCATCCCCTGGACGATTCTTCGCCCCCCGGCCTTCGAGGGCGAGTACCACCATCCGCCGGCCGTCCTCCGCGCCCTCTCCAAGCTGCCTCTGCTGAGCAGCCTGCGCATCATCCACCTGGAGCAGCTCGCCGCCGTGCTGCTGCGCGTCTCCGAGCGGCGGGCTCCGCTCAACGCCGTCCTGGAGGGACGCAGCCTCTGGGCCGAGGTGGACGCGACGGGCGTGAAGCCTCCCGTCACCACGTGA